TAAATGGCAGCGTTCCGATACTTGCAACAATTGTAGACACTAGCGGCTTCACCAATGCGGGTAAGGTATTTTTTTCATAAAATGCGATGATAGGTAAAACAGCCCCAAAAGATAACTGAAAACTCACACTCATAACACTTTCAGGACATACCAACATAATACAAAATGCCGCCAAGCACACTGAATATAAAGACACTGTCCGTCTATCTGTAATTACACCCAAAATAAACAAAGACATCATAATGAATGCCCTTTGCACGGGAAATCCTGCACCTGAGATAAAGTTGTATGGTAATAAAAATGCCCAAGCCAGAATGGGTGTCACTTTATACATAGGATATCGTTCATGCAAAATGAGAAATAAGCTAAATACCAGACGAAAAAAGAACATTAAGAAAAACGCAATTAAACTTAAATGAAGTCCAGAAATAGATAAAATATGCGAAAGCCCGGATTTACTGAATGCTTCTCTTGTTTTTTGGGGAATTCCGCTTTTATCCCCAATAGTCAAAGCCACAGCTAAATTCTTAACAGGTCCATTCATATTCTTTAAAATGCGATCTTTAATGCCCTGTCGCACTCGCTGCAGCCATTTCTTTTGTGGATCGCTTTTGTGAATAACTTTTAAAATACGGCCAGATGCATTAATACCTTGATAAAACGCCGCTTGTTTAAAATCAAAACTATAAGGAGTCAATTTTTCTGAAAATGGAAATAAATGCGCACGAAATACAATAGTTTGCCCGGGTATCAAATCTTCACTTTTCCACACACGCAACCTCACTTTCTTCAAAGTGTCGTGATCTTCAATATCAATAACCACACGCTGACCCCTAGAAGACAATTCTATATTTTCCACAATACCTTTGAGTTTAATATTTTCGACAGGTTGAGTAATGAACTGCGTATCAACGATATAATTCGCACGAATATGCATCCACCCATATCCTGCAAAAAGCAGTGTAAGAAAAAGAAAATAGCGAAAATAGTAAGTTAAAAAACCAAATAAGCAAATAAAAA
The genomic region above belongs to Alphaproteobacteria bacterium and contains:
- a CDS encoding ComEC/Rec2 family competence protein codes for the protein MFHNRLKLEEAYFIPVFFGAGVVSYFSYESFPFLLIAFFICLFGFLTYYFRYFLFLTLLFAGYGWMHIRANYIVDTQFITQPVENIKLKGIVENIELSSRGQRVVIDIEDHDTLKKVRLRVWKSEDLIPGQTIVFRAHLFPFSEKLTPYSFDFKQAAFYQGINASGRILKVIHKSDPQKKWLQRVRQGIKDRILKNMNGPVKNLAVALTIGDKSGIPQKTREAFSKSGLSHILSISGLHLSLIAFFLMFFFRLVFSLFLILHERYPMYKVTPILAWAFLLPYNFISGAGFPVQRAFIMMSLFILGVITDRRTVSLYSVCLAAFCIMLVCPESVMSVSFQLSFGAVLPIIAFYEKNTLPALVKPLVSTIVASIGTLPFSITVFKYITLQAMTGNILALPLFSYIIMPLTMLSFLGIGYYFLEVTLNWLVWIANYVSFLQWSYIPVPATSTPYFLLLFVIGGLWVCLIQNKWRFWGIGLILLSPLFYKPVTAPNVLISPDGMVRAWKVNSNTYYTDNLRGGKFYLDEWEKVYAIRIFRNK